One Streptomyces coeruleorubidus DNA segment encodes these proteins:
- a CDS encoding chemotaxis protein, producing MEHVLSPATLAELRRPRPYPAVSVLTPTHRREPYKTQDQVRLRNMVAEAKRQLEADPAVSRERRTDVARHLDQALSEVDLTHAEDGLAIFAASSEHQVWSLARSVPERVVLSDTFLTRNLVSAQTAGRPFWILSLSADRATLWNGGVDRVVEERADGFPLTRRVENFDPERQQRIGDQASAFREERTRQFLRETDTAMSTVLREHSRPLYVTGPPAALALLDEVGSATKGAVHVPHGGLAHGTPESVWQAIRPVIETEARRSTDAVTRALETARGRREFAAGVDELWQSARDGRVRLLAVEENYRVTVRDAGDHLILAESEDLESREDIVDEIVEQCLETGADVRFVPDGALGEAEGIAGVLRY from the coding sequence ATGGAGCACGTTCTGAGTCCCGCGACCCTTGCCGAGCTGCGGCGCCCGCGCCCCTACCCCGCGGTCTCCGTGCTGACGCCGACCCACCGGCGCGAGCCCTACAAAACCCAGGACCAGGTCCGGCTGCGCAATATGGTGGCCGAGGCCAAGCGGCAGCTGGAGGCCGATCCGGCGGTCAGCCGCGAACGCCGGACCGACGTCGCCCGGCACCTCGACCAGGCCCTGTCCGAGGTCGATCTGACCCACGCCGAGGACGGCCTGGCGATCTTCGCCGCGTCGAGCGAGCACCAGGTGTGGTCGCTCGCCCGGTCCGTGCCCGAGCGGGTGGTGCTCTCGGACACCTTCCTCACCCGCAACCTGGTCTCCGCGCAGACGGCGGGGCGGCCGTTCTGGATACTGTCGCTCTCCGCCGACCGCGCCACCCTGTGGAACGGCGGCGTCGACCGTGTCGTCGAGGAACGCGCCGACGGCTTCCCGTTGACCCGCCGCGTGGAGAACTTCGACCCGGAGCGGCAGCAGCGGATCGGCGACCAGGCGAGCGCCTTCCGGGAGGAGCGCACGCGCCAGTTCCTGCGCGAGACCGACACCGCGATGAGCACCGTCCTGCGCGAACACTCGCGACCGCTGTACGTCACCGGCCCGCCGGCCGCCCTCGCCCTGCTGGACGAGGTCGGCAGCGCCACCAAGGGGGCGGTGCACGTCCCGCACGGCGGCCTGGCGCACGGGACGCCCGAGTCCGTGTGGCAGGCCATTCGTCCAGTGATCGAGACGGAGGCCCGCAGGAGCACCGACGCCGTGACCCGCGCCCTCGAAACGGCCCGCGGGCGACGGGAGTTCGCCGCCGGTGTCGACGAGCTCTGGCAGAGCGCCCGGGACGGCCGCGTCCGGCTGCTGGCCGTCGAGGAGAACTACCGCGTGACGGTCCGCGACGCCGGGGACCATCTGATCCTCGCCGAGAGCGAGGACCTCGAGTCCCGCGAGGACATCGTGGACGAGATAGTCGAGCAGTGCCTGGAGACCGGAGCCGACGTCCGCTTCGTACCGGACGGCGCACTCGGCGAGGCGGAGGGCATCGCAGGCGTTCTGCGGTACTGA
- a CDS encoding alpha/beta fold hydrolase has translation MHRALGPVLPHIGTVNAARDLDVMRDALGDGKLNYLGFSYGSRLGAVYAAQFPDKVAGWCWTASTRSPSRCRAGRGERTGQQTALENFLACVHAGHRLPVRAESAGGQGARRPGGRVARREPGATDFGETFSGQDFAGALAQGLYSRELWPSLQRAVAQLLEDGDTSRLEAFASGGVALPPWGAARGGLVDPEDVPLDNLQAALMAVNCADDPDRPAASRCAGSSAGCAPGTSRRRRSSAGTG, from the coding sequence GTGCACCGAGCACTGGGCCCCGTTCTGCCCCACATCGGCACGGTGAACGCCGCCCGCGACCTGGACGTCATGCGCGACGCACTCGGCGACGGCAAGCTCAACTACCTGGGCTTCTCCTACGGCAGCCGGCTCGGCGCGGTGTACGCGGCCCAGTTCCCCGACAAGGTCGCAGGATGGTGCTGGACGGCGTCGACACGCTCACCGAGCCGCTGTCGAGCAGGGCGTGGTGAACGCACGGGGCAGCAGACCGCGCTGGAGAACTTCCTCGCCTGTGTGCACGCAGGACATCGCCTGCCCGTTCGGGCAGAATCCGCGGGAGGCCAGGGAGCACGTCGTCCAGGTGGTCGAGTCGCTCGACGAGAACCCGGTGCGACCGACTTCGGCGAGACGTTCTCCGGCCAGGACTTCGCTGGCGCCCTCGCGCAAGGGCTGTACAGCAGGGAGCTGTGGCCCTCGCTCCAGCGGGCCGTCGCGCAGCTTCTCGAGGACGGCGACACCAGCCGCCTGGAGGCCTTCGCGTCCGGGGGTGTGGCCCTCCCGCCGTGGGGGGCGGCCCGCGGCGGGCTCGTCGACCCGGAGGACGTGCCCCTGGACAACCTGCAGGCGGCGCTGATGGCGGTCAACTGCGCGGACGATCCCGACCGCCCCGCCGCGAGCAGGTGCGCAGGGAGCTCCGCCGGCTGCGCGCCCGGTACGAGCAGGCGTCGCCGGTCTTCGGCCGGTACCGGCTGA
- a CDS encoding alpha/beta hydrolase: METAERLGSSAVVLDNRGEGHTGYGSSKCVHRKVDAFLLYGTLPPDGSSCGSDHDTE, encoded by the coding sequence GTGGAGACGGCCGAGCGGCTCGGGTCGTCGGCCGTGGTGCTCGACAACCGGGGTGAGGGCCACACCGGCTACGGCTCCTCCAAGTGCGTGCACCGCAAGGTCGACGCGTTCCTGCTGTACGGCACCCTCCCGCCGGACGGCAGTTCCTGCGGCTCCGACCACGACACCGAGTGA